TGCGATTGATGCGACCGTCGATCATCGCGGTGAACTTGGAATGGGCGCCGACCCACAGCAGCACGAGCACGAAGATCGTGAAGCCGACGGCGACGTAGAATTCCGCGTCGAAATGCATGGAACGCTCCTCAGTTCTTCGCGGCGCGATATTCGTCGGCGAGACGGCTGCGGTCGGCGGGAACGCCGGTCAGCTTCTCGACGATGGAGGCGGCGGCGTCGAGCGCGATCTGCTCGACATTGCCGAGCGCCGTATTCTTGGCGGCGGCGATGCGCGCCTCGGCGGCGCGGATCTTCTCGGCGGCCTCCGATTCGGCGCGGGTGCGCTGCGCGGCGGTCTCATTGGCGATCTTCTGCTGCGCCTCGCGGCCGATGGTCTGGGCTTCCTCGCGACGCAGACGCAGATTCTCGTCATTGGCGGCGGCGGCGGCCTGCGCCTTCGCCTGCATGTCGCGGGAGGCGTCGAGGTCAGCTTTGATCTTGGCGTCGCGGTTCTCGATGATGCCGCCGACGCGCGGCAGCGCGATGCGCGACATCAGCAGGTAGAGAAAGCCGAAGATCAGGACGAGCCAAACCAGCTGCGGCGCGAAATTCTCGGTCTGGAAGGGCGGGAAGGCGCCTTCGTGATGGGCTTCGCCGCCCGGCGCGCCCACGGATTCGTGGGTCTCCTGCTCGGTCTCGGCGGCGTGGGCGGAAGAGATGATCGCCATGGACATGATCCGAAGTCTTCGACGCGGCGCGCGACGTTAACGCGAGGCGCCTCTGCGAGGGGCGTAACGGATAACGCGGCGCGCCGGAAGCGCGCCGCGCAAAAGATCAGGAGAAAGCCTTAGGCCTTCAGATACAGCAGCAGCGCGATGACGAAGGCGAAGATGCCCAGGCCTTCGGCGAGCGCCGCGCCGATGATCGCGTTGGTGAACTGGCCGGCGGCAGCCGACGGATTGCGCAGGGCGCCGTTGACGAAGTTGCCGAAGATGAGGCCGACGCCGATCGCCGCAGCGCCGGTGCCGATCGCGGCGAGGCCCGCGCCAACCAGTTGCATTTCAGAAGCCATGGTATTCTCCTGCTTTCTTTCTATGGGCTACGTTTATTGTTGGATGTTTATCAGTGGCCCGGATGAATTGCGTCGTTGAGATAGACGCAAGTAAGGACGCTGAACACGAAGGCCTGAAGGAAGGCCACGAGAAGCTCCAGCGCATAGAGCGCCACGATCGCGAGCAGCGGCACCGGCGCGAGCGCCGAGTAAACGCCACCGGCCGCGAGCAGCAGCACGACGAAGCCGCCGAACACCGCCAGAGTCACGTGGCCGGCGAGGATGTTGGCGAAAAGACGAATGGACAGCGACACCGGGCGCGACAGGAAGGAGATGATCTCGATCGGCACGAGGATCACCAGCACCGGCAGCGGCACGCCATGCGGCACGAAGAGCTTCGCGAAGCCGAGGCCATGGCGATAGAGGCCATAGGCGAGGACCAGCAGGATGACCAGCAGCGCGAAGGCGAAGGTCACGACGATCTGGCTCGTCACCGAATAGGTGTAGGGGATGAGCCCGATCAGATTGGCGATGAGGATGAAGGAGAACAGCGAGAAGACGAAGGGGAAGAACTTCATCCCTTCATTGCCCGCCGTGCTGCGCACGGTGTTCGCCACGAATTCATAGAGCATTTCGGCCAGCGCCTGGAAGCGGCCCGGCACGATCGCCTTGCGCGAGGTCGCGAGGACCATCAGCAGTACGACTCCAAGCGCGGCGAGCAGCATGTAGAGCGAGGCGTTGGTGAAGGAAGTCTCGACGCCCGCGATCTCGTGCGGGAAGTAGCGGTGCAGTTCGAACTGTTCGATCGGATTCGGCGCGGCCGCTGCTTCAGTGCTCATCTTCCCTGCCCGGACGTCGCCGTCCGGCCCTTGATTGGAGGGCGCGCGGAAAGTGCGCCCTCGAGATGTCGTTCCTACTATCGCGCCGGCTCAAGCCCTTGGCTTGGCGACGCGATAAATGTTCCAAAAGCCAGCCGCAATGCCGAGACCGAGCAGAACGATCATCAGCCAGGGCGTGGTGCCCAGCCATTCGTCGAGCTTCCAGCCGACGACTCCGCCGAACAGCACCGCTCCGACGAATTCCGAAAAAGCGTTGAGCCCGACGCTCAACGCCCGTGTCAGACCCGTTCGCTCCGGCGGCGGCGCCTCTCTGGCGAGTCGCTCCTCGTCGCGCTGTCGCAGCGCCGCGTTGAGCTTCTCGAGCCGCGCATTGAGCGCGTCCTGTTCGGCGTCCCGCTTGTCGTCGTCGTCCATCGTCTTTCTCCTTCGCGCTTCAGGCGCGCAAAATTCAACGATGGCCGGCACGGCTGGGTTCAGGAGATGATCCGGTATTCGGGAGCGGCCTGTATCGAAAAACCCCGCCCTCGCGAGCGAACCTTTTCGAGGCCGCGCGCAACATATTGACGGGCCACTGTGAAGTCAAGGCGCGCCGCTTTTGCGCAAATGCCCTGTTTTGCAAGGAAAATCGTAGGTTGCGACGATTCGCGCGGGATGAAATTTTGTGCATTTGCGAAGGGCTGCGTCGTCATTGGGCTTTCACCCCTTTTCCCGGCCGGTGGCGACGGGGACAAGAACTCCGCATCCGACTGGCGACGGCTGCGTTCTCCCGCAAGAGGAGAAGGGGGATCACGAAACTAACGACGTGAGTCCCTTCTCCCCTTGCGGGAGAAGGCAGCGCGAAGCGCCGGATGAGGGGTCATCAGCTCGCCAGCGCGAACTTCTCCGCCTGCTCAAGATCGACCGAAACGAGCTGGGAAATGCCCCGCTCCGCCTGGGTCACGCCGAACAGCCGGTCCATGCGCGCCATGGTGATCGGATTGTGGGTGATCGTCACGAAGCGCGTGTCGGTCTTCTTGCGCATCTCGTCGAGCAGGTCGCAGAAGCGCTCGACATTCGAATCGTCGAGCGGCGCGTCCACCTCGTCGAGCACGCAGATCGGCGACGGATTCGTGAGAAACACGGCGAAAATCAGCGACATGGCGGTCAGCGCCTGCTCGCCGCCGGAGAGCAGCGACATGGCGGCCGGCTTCTTGCCCGGCGGGCGCGCGAGAATGTCGAGGCCGGCTTCGAGCGGATCGTCGCTCTCGACGAGCTGAAGCTCCGCCGAGCCGCCGTCGAAGAGCAGCGTGAACAGCTCCTTGAAATGCGCGTTCACCTTGTCGAAGGCGGCGAGCAGGCGCTCGCGGCCCTCCTTGTTGAGGCTGGCGATGGCGGCGCGCAGCTTCTTGATCGCCTCCGCGAGATCATCGCGCTCGGCGATCATCTTCTCGCGCTGCGAGTCGATTTCGGTCAGTTCCTCCTCGGCGCGCAGATTGACGGCGCCGAGGCGCTCGCGGTCGGCGCGCAGCCCTTCGAGGCGGCGCTCGACCTCGGCGATATCGGGGAGCTCGTCGCCTTCCTGCACGCCGGCGAGCTCGGCCAGCGCGAGCGGCGTCGTTTCGAGATCGTGCTGGATGGCGCGCTCAATGTCGGCCACGCGCTGCTTCGCGGCCTCCAACTGCGCCTCGCTGCGCGCCTTCTCCTCGCGGGCGGCGCTCATGGCGTCGAGCGCGGCGCGGGCGAAACGGTCGGCCTCGGCGAGACGCGTCTCCGCTTCGGTGCGGGCGTCGGCGGCGTCGCGGCGGGCGGCCTCGGCGTCCTCGAAGGCGTTCATCAGCGCGCGGCGCTGCTCGATGAAGGCGTCGGGCGCCTCGGCGAGACGCTCCTGCTCCTCGCGCGCCGAGTCGAGCCGCTCCTCCAGTTCGCCGAGCCGGTCCTGCGCGCGGTCGCGGCGCTCGGCCCAGGAGGCGACCTCTCGGGTGATCGCGGAAATACGCGCGGCGCGGGCGCTGGCCTCATTGCGCAGCGTCGCCAGCGCGGCGCGGGCCTCGCTGGCCTGGGCGCGCTCGACCATGGCGCGGGCGCGCAGGCTCTCCAGCGCGCCGGCGAGCGAGGCCGGCTCCTCCAGCGCGTCGAGTTCGGTGGCGAGACTGTCGCGCTTCTGCGCCGCCTCGTCGCGGTTGGCGAGAGTCTGGGCCTTGGCCTCCTCCAGCGCGGAGAGGCGCTGGCCGATCTGCGCCAGACGACGCTCGGCGGCGCTGTGGCGCTCGCGCGCCTCCTCCAGCCGGGCGCGGGCGCGGCGCTGTCCGTCGCGGGCCTGCGCATCGGCCATGGCGGCGAGCCGGGTCGCCTCGCGGGCGGCCTCCAGCTCCTCGGCGAGGGCGTCGGCCTGGGCGCGGGCGAGCTTCGCCTCCGTGCGCAGATCGGCGAGGCGGTTCTTTTCGGCCAGACGCCGCGCCGCCGGCGTCGGCGCCTCGGCGGCCTGCGTGAAACCGTCCCAGCGCCAGAGATCGCCTTCTTTCGAGACGAGGCGCTGGCCGGGCTTCAGCAGCTTGCGCAGATGTTCGCCCTCGCCGCGCAGCACCACGCCGATCTGGGCGAGGCGGCGGCGCAGCGCCGGCGGCGCCTGCACCATTTCGGCGAGCGTCCGCACGCTCGACGGCAGGGACGGATCGCCGGCGTTGTTGGTCAGCGCCCAATGGGCCGGCGCGGAATCATCGGCCGACGCGTCGAGATCGTCGCCGAGCGCAGCGCCCAGCGCGGTCTCATAGCCCTTCTCGACCGTCATGCTCTCGACCACCGGCGCCCAGAGGCCGCCCGAGTTGGAAGAGAGCAGATTTTCCAGCGTGCGCACTTCCGTTTCGAGTCGCTGCGCCTTCAGCGCCGCCTGCTCGACGGGGTGGCGCGCGGCGGATTCGGCCTCGCGCGCCTCGCGCTGCGCCTCGTCGGCCAGTTGCGCGGCTTCGTCGGCGGCGCGGGCTTCCTCGGCCGCCATCTCGAAAGCTTCCGAAAGGCGCGCGGCCTCCTCGGCGCCGCCGCCCTGCCCGGCGATCAGCGCGAATTCCGTATCGAGGCGGGTCAGCTCGGCCTCGAAACGCGCGACGCGCTGGCCCTCGTCGCGCAGCGCCGATTCGATCGAGGCGCGCCGGGCGTTGACGCCGGCGAGCTGCTGCTGTGCGTCGCCCAGCGCCGATTCGGTCTCGGCGAGCGTAGCCTCGATTTCGGCGAGACGCTCGCGCGCCTCGGCCTCGCGGCCGTCATCCGAAGTGTCGGCGCCCAGAAGCTCGGCGCGCTCTTCCTCGAGCCGCTCGGCGACCTGCGCGGCATCCTCGATCAGCGCGCGCTCACGCTCGAGATCGCGCATGAACTGCTCGATCTGGCGGGCGAGCTCGGAAATCCGCTGTTTGGCGCGCTGTTCGTCCGCCTCCAGCGCCTGCCGCGCGGCGACGAGTCGATGCACGGCGGCGCCGGCCTCGGCCTCCTTCTCACGCAGCTTCGGCAGCTCATGCGCGGCGATGGCCTGGAGCTTTGCGCCCTCCGCCTGCTCCAGCGTGCGCGCCTGCACATTGGCGATGTCGGCTTCGAGCTTCACCGCCGCGTCGCGCAGGCTGTCGGCGGCGATCTGGTAGGAAACAAGCGCGACGAGCGCTTCGTTCTGGCGGATTTTCGCGGCGAGTTCGCGATAACGGGACGCCTGCCGGGCCTGACGGCGCAGGCTGTCGCCCTGGCTCTCGACCTGCTTCAGAACGTCTTCGAGACGCGTGAGATTTTCGGACGCCGCATTGAGCCGCAATTCGGCCTCGTGCCGGCGGGAATGCAGGCCGGCGACGCCGGCCGCGTCCTCGAGAATGCGGCGCCGCGCCTGCGGCTTGGCGGAAATGATCTCGCCAATCTGGCCCTGCCGCACCAGCGACGGCGAGCGCGCGCCCGTCGCCGCATCGGCGAAGAGCAATTGCACGTCGCGCGCGCGCACTTCCTTGCCGTTGACGCGATAGGTGGAGCCCTGCTCGCGCTCGATGCGACGGGTGACTTCGATCAGGTCGGCGTCGTTGAAGGCGGCGGGGGCGAGGCGGGCGGTGTTGTCGAGAACGAGGCCGACCTCGGCGAAATTGCGCGCCGGGCGCGAGCCGCCGCCCGAGAAAATCACGTCATCCATCGCGGACGCGCGCATGTTCTTGTACGAGTTTTCGCCCATGACCCAGCGCAGGGCTTCGATGAGATTGGACTTGCCGCAACCGTTCGGCCCGACCACGCCGGTCAGGCCGGAATGGATCAGGAAATCGGTCGATTCGCAGAAGCTTTTGAAGCCCAGAAGTCTCAGGCGTTCGAATTTCATGGAGAAACTGCGCCACAAAAGAGGGGCGAAAGCAAGAAACGCCCCCCAATATCTTGTGGAAGCGCGCGGGCTTCCGAAAAACCGGCTGGAAGATCAGCGCCCGGCGCCGGCGCTTTTTTTGTTGCCCTCCCCGGCCGCGCCGGGAAGAATGGCCGCATGTGGAGACGCCGCTTCGCCAGATTCGCAGCGAAGCGCGGGTTCAGGACGAAAGCGTGCTCGCCATCGCTCCCAGCGACGATGATCTGTGGGTTTTTGGTTATGGCTCCCTGATGTGGCGCCCGGGGTTCGACTATGTCGAAAGCGCGCTCGCCTGGGTGCATGGCTATCATCGCGCGCTCTGCATCTTTTCCCACGTCCATCGCGGCACGCCTGAACGGCCGGGCCTCGTGCTTGGTCTCGATCGCGGCGGCTCCTGTCAGGGCGTGGCTTTTCGGGTGGCCGCACAGAATCGGGCCCAGACCATCCAGTATCTTCGTGAGCGCGAGTTGGTGACCTCGGTCTATCTCGAGAAACTTGTCGGCGTGCGTTTCGCCGAGGGCGGCTGCGTCAATGCGCTGACCTATGTGGTCGATCGCAGCCATTGCCAATATGCCGGCCGCCTGCCCGTCGATGAGATGACCCGCCTCATCGCTGAAGGCGTCGGCGCCTCGGGGGACAACCCCGCCTATGTCCGCAACACTTACGAACATCTGCTTCAGCTCGATATCCACGACGCGGAGCTGGCGGAGATCACGCGGCGGCTCGATCTGTGCTCCTGCCGGCGCTAACGCCCAAAGGAAGCTTCGAGCGGCGCTCGACGACGCGTCGCCCGGCCCTCACCCCAACCCTCTCCCCGCCAGGGGGAGAGAGGGGCTCGCACGAGCCCAGACACGGGTGAACCCGCCGATACGCCGGCCCGCAACAAACGCCACGCGCAATTAGTTCAGCAGCGACGCGGCAAGATCGCGCGTCGCCTCGCTCCCTTCGGAAAAATGCACATGCCATTCAGTGACGCCGAATTCCCGGCCGAGATCCCGCAGCGAAAGGCGCGGGTCGTTCCGGCGCGCGCCGAGGACGCAGACCGGGCGCGCGGCCGCGCCGGCGCGGACGACGCCAATGATCGCGCCGCTTTCGACATCGGAGAGGAACGCCTCCTCCCCGCGCTGGAAAACGGAGCACACATAACGCCGGCCCGAAACGCCCAGCCAGGAAAAGAAGCGACCACGCAGGACATTGGCTTCCGCGAGAGAGTCGAGCTCCTGCCCGCGCGGCGACACGCTTGCGCCGCGTCGGCTGGATGGAAGTGAAAACGCGTTGACCCGATGCATGACGAACGGCTCCGATAGAGCGAAACAGGATCAGAACTAGAACAAAACATGCACACTGTCAACGTGCGCTCCCGCCGGCTCCCGGGTTCCTCAACAGGAGCCGGCAGGCGCGCCGCTCGCCAGGCGAGGCGATTCGGAAAATCGCTCGCGTGCGAATCTGCCCGGCCGCCATGCGTCCGGGCGTGCGCTAACACACGCCACACGCAACGCTTACTGCGTCTTGACATGGGAGTTGATTGTCGCCACGCAAGCGCAAGCGCGACAATAGAACGCGCCACTGCGACAATAGTTCGCAGGCGCAACCGAATTTTTGTGTGTTTTGGCCCCGGCGCCGCCCGCCGGCGCGCCCGTCAGGCGTTGGCGCCGCCGCCGGCCGTGCGCAGCCAGGCGGCCCCGCAGGCCTTGGCGAGTTCGCGCACGCGCAGAATGTAGCTCTGCCGTTCCGTCACCGAAATCACGCCGCGCGCGTCGAGCAGATTGAAGGCGTGACTGGCCTTGATGCACTGGTCGTAGGCGGGCAGCGCCATGAGATGGCGCTCGTCGCCGGAGCCGGCGCCGAATTCGAGCAGCCGGCGGCATTCGGCCTCGGCGTCCCTGAAATCCTCGAACAGCTTCGCCGTGTCGGCGGCCTCGAAATTGTGCCGCGAATATTCCTGCTCCGCCTGCAGGAAGACGTCGCCATAGGTGACTTTCTCGGCGCCGTCCCGGCCGTTGAAGTTCAGCTCCATGATGCTGTCGACGCCCTGCAGATAACAGGCGAGGCGCTCCAGCCCATAGGTCAGTTCGCCCGCGACCGGCGCGCATTCGAAACCCGCGACCTGCTGAAAATACGTGAATTGCGAGACTTCCATGCCGTCGCACCAGCATTCCCAGCCAAGGCCCCAGGCGCCGAGCGTGGGGCTTTCCCAGTCGTCCTCGACGAAGCGGATGTCGTGCAGCATGGGATCGACGCCGATGGCCGCGAGCGAGCCGAGATAGAGGTCCTGCAGATTCGGCGGCGACGGCTTCAGGATCACCTGAAACTGGTAATAATGCTGGAGACGATTGGGGTTCTCGCCATAACGCCCGTCCTTGGGGCGCCGGCAGGGCTGCGCATAGGCGGCGCGCCACGGCCTCGGCCCCAGCGCGCGCAGCGTCGTCGCCGGATGAAAGGTGCCCGCGCCCATCTCCATGTCATAGGGCTGCAAAATGACGCAGCCCTGCGCGGCCCAGAAATTCTGGAGCGTCAGAATCAGTCCCTGGAAGGAGCGCGTGGGCGAGAGTGTGTCGGCGGCGGCGGTCATGTCGGCTTCCTGTGGCGCGGCAAGACGCAGTTAGAGTCGAGAGCCGCTCGCGGTCAATGGGCCAAGTCGTTTCAAATCGAGCCAAAGTCGCGGATCGCGTGAAAGTCCCTGTAAACCACTCCGAAAGCCATGGGCGCTAGCGTTAGTCCATGCGTAACCAAGTATCGTATCCACGTGTTCGCGCCCCGCGCCGGTCGCATAAAGTCTTCCCGGCGCTAAGCGGCGCAGTCATCTCGCTGATGACCGCCGGACATCTTGTCCAGCCTTTCCTTGCCGATGCGGCCGGGACCGATTCGCAAAGCCCCGCGCGCGTCGCGCGCGTCGCCAGCCCCGAGCCGGCCGCCGTCGGCCTGCGCGGCGCCCTCCTCGCCGACCTCGGCCCTTACGAGCCGCAGGGCTTCGCGCCGCGCCGGGCGATGCGCGCGAATCTCTTTGTTTCCCGCGCGGAAGCCGGAACGCGGATCGCCGAGGCGCCGGTTCCGCCGCCGCGTCCGGCTGAGATCCCGCTTGAGAAGACGGTCGCGCAGGCGGAGCCCCAGCCCGCGACGCCCGTCATCGAGAGCGCCGGCGCGCCCACGCCGCCGCGCCGGCCGGCCGAGCTTTCCGTCGCGTTGCGTCCGGAGCCGCCAAAGCCGCAGGGTCCGGAGATCGCCCGGGCGGAGCCGGCGGCGGCGCCCCCTGCCCCGCGTCCGATCCGAGCCGCGCGGACCACGGTCGTTCCCGGCGCGCCGGCCGAGCATCGGGGGTTCTTCGAGCGGCTCTTTGGCGGCGTGACGCAGCCTGCGGCGCCCCAGACGGGCGCAAGCCGGGAGGCCCTGGCCTATGCCCCGGCAAGCGACGCCGGCAGCCTCTTCGGCGGCCTTCGCAGCGCCGTCGCGCCGGTCAATCCGGCCGCGCGCTACGACCGCTACACCGCCATCTACGACATTTCCGCGCATGTGGTTTACATGCCGGACGGCTCGAGGCTCGAGGCGCATTCGGGGCTGCGCGAGCATCTCGACGATGCGCGCTATGTCCATCTGCGCATGCGCGGCCCCACCCCGCCGCATATTTATAATCTGACGCCGCGCGAGGCGCTGTTCCATGGGGTGGAGGCGCTGCGCCTCAATCCGGTCGGCGGCGGCGGCGCGATCTTCGGCCGCGCGGGGCTTCTCGCCCATACTTACATGCTCGGGCCGAACGGCGATTCGAACGGCTGCGTCTCCTTCCGCGACTACAGCGCCTTTCTGCAGGCCTATAAGCGGGGCGAGGTGCGCCGCCTGGCGGTGGTCTCCCGGCTCTGAGGCCGCGGCCGCGTCCTGGGGACGCGCCCGGTCAACGCCATTGCGGGGGGAACGACTCGATCCGGAGCCATATCAAGGCTCTGGACGGCGTCGTCGCCTCGCGCCACGCCCCGACGGCAGGGGAAAAAGACGGCGCGCCGGTCCCGGGGATCGGCGCGATTCTTTGTCGGGCGCCTTATTTCTGGAGCCCTGCCGCCAAGTTAATTTCATGTAACGAAAGACCTTTTTGAAAGCGACGCGCGCGCGCGCCGGCGCTTCGCCTGTCTACAGACAGCCAAGAATTCGCCTGATTCAGGCCCAAGCAAGGCCCCGATGGTTTTTCAAAGTGTTGCCGTGGCGTGATTGCGCGCCCGTTTTTGCCGGTTGGCGCGTGATTCGCGCGGATGCGGGACCCGGCAGCCAGCCGCGCTTTCGAGCGCGACGCAAACATCTTTGAGGGCGGATGTTGACGAGACCCCATACGTTCAAACGCTTCCTGTCGCACGATCGCGGCCGGCTTCTCAGCCTGACGGTGCTGGCCGCCGGGGCGTTGTCCCTGAGCACGCTGGCCGTTTGGCACGGACTGCGTGTGCATCACCAGCAAGCCGCCACGCCCGGCGCGCTGGCGCTGGAGCCGTCGATCGAACTCGGCTCCCATGGTCCCATGATCGTTGGCCTTGGCCCCTGGGCCCGCACCGTCGCGCCGCCCGAGCGGACGGCCGCGCTCGAGGCGGATGTCCGGCCCTCCCTGCCCACGGAGATGCGCAGGGACATGGCGGCCGCCGAGGAAGCCAATCCCGTCGTCGACGCGCCGCTTCCGCCGCGCAAGCCGAGCGATCTCAAGACGCTGGCGAGCCGCATGCCCGCGCTGGCCCCGATCCGGCAGGCGGCGCTCCCGGTGGAGCCCGCGCCCGCGGCGCCGTCGCAGGCTGACAACCGCAGCTTCTTCGAGAAGATTTTCGGGGGCGCCGGCGCCGAGTCGCCGCAGACGGCGCAGCCACAGCCGGCTCAGACAGCCGGACGCGCCGGCCGCCGCCAGCAGCCCCAGGCTGCGGGTCAGGCGCTCGCCTACGCCCCGCAGGAATCGACCGGCGGCCTGTTCGGCGGCCTCACCAGCCCTGCCGCCCCGGCGGCGCCCGCGCAATCCGCCGCGGTCGGCCCCGCCCCCCGCGCCGGCGCCGGCACGGCGGTCTATAATATCGCGACGCATACCGTTTACATGCCCGATGGGACCCGCCTCGAGGCGCATTCGGGCCTGCGCGAATTCCTCGACGATCCGCGCTATGTTCATGTTCGCATGCGCGGCCCGACGCCCCCGAGCGTCTATGCGCTGACGCCGCGCGAGGCGTTGTTCCACGGGGTGGAGGCGCTGCGGCTGACGCCGATTGGCGGCAACGGGGTCTTCGGCCGCGCCGGCCTGCTCGCCCACACCTACATGCTCGGCCCGAACGGGGACTCGAACGGTTGCGTCTCCTTCCGCGACTATCAGGCCTTCCTTCAGGCCTATAAGCGCGGCGACGTACGCCGCCTGATTGTCGTCGCCGGGATGTGATTTTACGACGGCAGTAGACGAGTCACAGGTCCCGCGCTTATCTAACAGGGCAGAATGTCCTGAAAGCGCGGGAGCTTACAGTGCGTATGCGTATCCTTGTCCTTGCCGCCGCCATGACCGTCCTCGCGCCGGCTGTCGCCACGGCGAAAGTGCGTATTCATATCGATGTCGGCAGTCAGCGGATGCATGTGACCTCCGCGAGCGGCAGTTACAGCTGGCCTGTCTCGACAGCCCGCCGCGGCTACCGGACCCCGCGGGGCGTCTTCGCAGCCAGAGGGCTGCAGCGCATGCACTATTCCCGCAAATACGACAATGCGCCCATGCCGCATTCCATCTTCTTCAGCGGCGGCTACGCCATCCACGGCACTTACGCCACGGGCGCACTGGGCCGTCCGGTGTCGCATGGCTGCGTCAGGCTCTCGCCCGCTCATGCAGCCATGCTCTATGGCATGGTGCGACGGGAAGGCGCGCGCATCTCCATCGGCGGAAGCCGCTGAAAGCTGTCTAGGGCTCGAAGCTGTCGGCGTCGAAGGCGAAGCCCAGACGATAGACCGTCTTGATCGGCCCCCGCTGGCCGGTTTGCGCCTCGATGCCGGCCCGCATGCGGCGCACGAACATGTCGAGGCTGCGGCCGCTCTCGTCCGTTTCCTCAATGCCGATCGCACGGCGCAGCGTGTCGCGCGCCACGGGCCTGCCGGATGCGGCGATCAGACATTCCAGAAAAGCCGCCTGCCGACTGGTCAGGGTCACGCGCTCGCCGCCGGGCGCGAGCAGGCCGCCGGTCCGATCCATCCGCCAGCCCGCGTCCTCCGCCGCCGGTTCCGGGGAACTCCGGGAGAGCGCCGAATCCACCGCGGCCAGCAGCTCCGCCTCGGCGGTCGGCTTGACCATGTAGATGTCAGCGCCTTGCGTATAGGCTTCAACCCGGTCGGTCAGCGTGTCCCGGCGCGTGTGGACGATGATGCGCGTCGGCGAGCTTCGCCGCAGGAAGCGGATGAGCGCGAAGCCGCTGTCGTCGGGAAGATTGAGATCCAGAATGGCGAGGGCGAAGGGCTTGCCGCCGAGCGCGCGAAATTCCTGCGCGCTGCCGGCCCCGATCACCTCACGACGCCGGGACGACAAGACCGTCGCCAACGTCCGGCGCAAATCTGGATCGCCGTCTATCAGAAGAATTCGCTTCGTCGCGCCGTCGGTCATCAAAATTTTTCTCAACCCGTGGCTTCTGTCCAGCGGCCCGGCCCGGCCCCGCGGGGCGCGCCGCCTGCACAGAAACAAATCTCCTAGAATCTATTTTTCTTAATCTTTCGGGCAGCTTGCGGAGCACACGCGCATATGATTCGGAACATAGAAGCGATATAGGGGCCGCTTTTGCCACGGCTGCCTCATGTTCCCAAGTCTAATTTACTATCGCTTCCATTCAAAAACACAAGCGGGATTGTATCTGCGCTGTGTTCATGGATGCGCGGCCGCGATGATTACTCGTATAGATTGCTATAGCGCGCCGCCACACTCATTCCCGACGCCCGGGCGTTGCCTGGATCAGGCGGGACGGCAGAAGAGCGAGCGGCGCCTTCGAGCCTTTCACGCCGGACAGGAGAATGCGAATCGCCTGCGCCTGCGGACGGGCGTGCAGAGGCTCGACCGAGACGCCGCCGATCCGTCCGGAGACGGCGGCGAGACAGTCGGCGAGGGCGTCGGCGCGATGAATCATGATGAAGGTTCCGCCCGGCGCCAGCAGCGCCAGCGCGGCGCGCGCCCAGTCCGCAAGGCTCATCGCCGCGACATGCGCCCGCGCCTTCGCGGCGTCCGGCGTGACGCGGACCCGGCCGGCCTCATAGAAGGGCGGATTGGTGAGCACGACGGCGGCGGCGCCGTCGACGAGCCCGGCGGCGCGGCGTGATGCCGCGTTGGCGATATCGGCCTCATGCGCGGTCACCCGCTCGGCCAGGCGGTTGGCGTCAATATTCTCGCGCGCCAGGGCGCAGGACGCCGCGTCGATCTCGACCAGGCCGACCCGCGCCTGAGGCGCAAGAAC
The DNA window shown above is from Methylocystis echinoides and carries:
- a CDS encoding F0F1 ATP synthase subunit C, whose amino-acid sequence is MASEMQLVGAGLAAIGTGAAAIGVGLIFGNFVNGALRNPSAAAGQFTNAIIGAALAEGLGIFAFVIALLLYLKA
- a CDS encoding gamma-glutamylcyclotransferase; translated protein: MAPSDDDLWVFGYGSLMWRPGFDYVESALAWVHGYHRALCIFSHVHRGTPERPGLVLGLDRGGSCQGVAFRVAAQNRAQTIQYLRERELVTSVYLEKLVGVRFAEGGCVNALTYVVDRSHCQYAGRLPVDEMTRLIAEGVGASGDNPAYVRNTYEHLLQLDIHDAELAEITRRLDLCSCRR
- a CDS encoding F0F1 ATP synthase subunit A codes for the protein MSTEAAAAPNPIEQFELHRYFPHEIAGVETSFTNASLYMLLAALGVVLLMVLATSRKAIVPGRFQALAEMLYEFVANTVRSTAGNEGMKFFPFVFSLFSFILIANLIGLIPYTYSVTSQIVVTFAFALLVILLVLAYGLYRHGLGFAKLFVPHGVPLPVLVILVPIEIISFLSRPVSLSIRLFANILAGHVTLAVFGGFVVLLLAAGGVYSALAPVPLLAIVALYALELLVAFLQAFVFSVLTCVYLNDAIHPGH
- a CDS encoding ATPase, whose product is MAIISSAHAAETEQETHESVGAPGGEAHHEGAFPPFQTENFAPQLVWLVLIFGFLYLLMSRIALPRVGGIIENRDAKIKADLDASRDMQAKAQAAAAANDENLRLRREEAQTIGREAQQKIANETAAQRTRAESEAAEKIRAAEARIAAAKNTALGNVEQIALDAAASIVEKLTGVPADRSRLADEYRAAKN
- a CDS encoding AtpZ/AtpI family protein, which encodes MDDDDKRDAEQDALNARLEKLNAALRQRDEERLAREAPPPERTGLTRALSVGLNAFSEFVGAVLFGGVVGWKLDEWLGTTPWLMIVLLGLGIAAGFWNIYRVAKPRA
- the smc gene encoding chromosome segregation protein SMC, which gives rise to MKFERLRLLGFKSFCESTDFLIHSGLTGVVGPNGCGKSNLIEALRWVMGENSYKNMRASAMDDVIFSGGGSRPARNFAEVGLVLDNTARLAPAAFNDADLIEVTRRIEREQGSTYRVNGKEVRARDVQLLFADAATGARSPSLVRQGQIGEIISAKPQARRRILEDAAGVAGLHSRRHEAELRLNAASENLTRLEDVLKQVESQGDSLRRQARQASRYRELAAKIRQNEALVALVSYQIAADSLRDAAVKLEADIANVQARTLEQAEGAKLQAIAAHELPKLREKEAEAGAAVHRLVAARQALEADEQRAKQRISELARQIEQFMRDLERERALIEDAAQVAERLEEERAELLGADTSDDGREAEARERLAEIEATLAETESALGDAQQQLAGVNARRASIESALRDEGQRVARFEAELTRLDTEFALIAGQGGGAEEAARLSEAFEMAAEEARAADEAAQLADEAQREAREAESAARHPVEQAALKAQRLETEVRTLENLLSSNSGGLWAPVVESMTVEKGYETALGAALGDDLDASADDSAPAHWALTNNAGDPSLPSSVRTLAEMVQAPPALRRRLAQIGVVLRGEGEHLRKLLKPGQRLVSKEGDLWRWDGFTQAAEAPTPAARRLAEKNRLADLRTEAKLARAQADALAEELEAAREATRLAAMADAQARDGQRRARARLEEARERHSAAERRLAQIGQRLSALEEAKAQTLANRDEAAQKRDSLATELDALEEPASLAGALESLRARAMVERAQASEARAALATLRNEASARAARISAITREVASWAERRDRAQDRLGELEERLDSAREEQERLAEAPDAFIEQRRALMNAFEDAEAARRDAADARTEAETRLAEADRFARAALDAMSAAREEKARSEAQLEAAKQRVADIERAIQHDLETTPLALAELAGVQEGDELPDIAEVERRLEGLRADRERLGAVNLRAEEELTEIDSQREKMIAERDDLAEAIKKLRAAIASLNKEGRERLLAAFDKVNAHFKELFTLLFDGGSAELQLVESDDPLEAGLDILARPPGKKPAAMSLLSGGEQALTAMSLIFAVFLTNPSPICVLDEVDAPLDDSNVERFCDLLDEMRKKTDTRFVTITHNPITMARMDRLFGVTQAERGISQLVSVDLEQAEKFALAS